Below is a window of Micromonospora chersina DNA.
CAGGCGCAGGGCAACCCGCTCGCCGCCGGCCTGATCGCCTTCGGCGCCGGCCTGCTGGTCTCCTCGCTGATCCCGCCCAGCCGCCACGAGCGGCAGTGGGCCGGGCAGGCGCGGGGCATGGTCGGCGAGCACTCCGCCGGGCTGCGCGAGCAGGCGAGCCAGGTCGGTCACCAGCTCCGGGACAACCTGCGGGAGCCCGCGCAGCAGGCGGCCCAGTCGGTGCGGTCCACCGCCACCCAGGGCGCATCCGCTGTCCGGGACCAGGGTCGGTCGGCCGCCCACCAGGTTCGGGAGGAGACGCAGGCGGCCGCCGACGACCTCCGCCATCGGTGAGCGGACCCTGCTCACGCTTCAGACCGGGGCCTCGTACTGATCGTGGCGGGCGTACAGCGCGGTCCACTCCCGCCGGGTGAGCCGGCGGCCGGAGGTGACGATCTCGGCCAGTTCCCGGAAGTACGGCTCGCGGGGGGCGCCCGGCGTGAACAGGACCAGCATCGACGCCGCGAGACCCGAGTTGTTGGCGAAGGCGTGGATGCCGCCGGGCGGCACGTACAGGTAGTCCCCGGGCCCGGCGTCGATCCACCGGTCGCCGGTGAGGAGGGAGACCGTCCCGTCGAGGATGAAGAACGACTCGGCGAACGTGCGGTGGTAGTGGCCGCGGGGCGTGGTGTCGGCCGGGGGTGTGGCGGCCATGTCCCACCGGTAGAGGCCGAACGCGCCGTCGGTGGTCGCCCCGGTGGCCAGGTGACCCACCGTGGTCCGGCTTCCGATCACCACATCGGGCGGCGCGTCCGCCGGCCGGAAGGTGGCGGTCAGCGCGCCCGCGGGGCCGGAATACCGCGGCGGTGGATAGGACATGGGGGCTCACCTCGGCAGATCGTCGCTCTCGTCGGATTCGAGCCTACGAAGGCGGCCGGCCGGTCGGGGAGGGCCAATTCCAGGCCGTGCCGCTGGGCCGATGCGGGTCCTGCGGTGCACCTGAGCCCTCGATCACGGCGATGCGGAAACGGGGCAGTTCGGGCGTGGGGGAGCAGTAACGTGGCGGGCGAGAGGCCAGGCCACCAGGGAGGTCGCGATGAGCGCGACGGATGTCCGCCGCAACGACGCGAGCGGCACGCCGAGCCGGAACATCGACCTGAAGCTCGAGGTGGTCGTCATCCCGGTGGCGGATGTCGACCGCGCCAAGGAGTTCTACGGGCGCCTCGGGTGGCGGCTCGACCGCACGCCGCCCGGGATCGTCCAGTTCACGCCGCCGGGCTCCGGGTGCTCGGTCCAGTTCGGCCCCACCCTCACCGCCGCGGCGCCCGGGTCGGGCAAGGCGTACCTGATCGTCGCGGACATCGAGGCGGCCCGGAGCGCGATGCTCGCCGCCGGTGTGGAGGTGAGCGAGATCTTCCACCCCGGCCCGGGCGGCCCGGCCAGCGGTCCGGACCCGGAGCGCCGCAGCTACTATTCGCGCGCCGAGTTCAGCGACCCGGACGGCAACACCTGGCTGCTCCAGGAGATCACCGCGCGGCTGCCGGGGCGCGTCGAGTCCGACGCGCCGTCGTTCGCCTCCGGCAACGACCTGGCCGCGGCGCTCCGCCGGGCGGCCGCCGCCCACGGCGAGCACGAGAAGCGGACCGGCCAGACCGACCCGAACTGGCCCGACTGGTACGCGGCGTACCTGGTCAGTGAGCAGACGGGCGCGGAACCGCCGAGGTGAGCGGGCCGCCGGAGCGGCTCAGCCCACGGCGGTCGGGGAGGGCGGCGCGCTGCCGCCCTGCGGCGCCTCGGCGGTCATCAGCCGGATGATCTCGGCGCGGTCGGCGGCGGAGGGCACCCCGTACCCGGGCCGGTACCCGTACACCCGGTCCAGCGGGGTGGAGGCGGTGCGGCCGTCGAGCACCTCGACCGCGCCGGTGTCGATGAGCCCGGGGTGCTCGACGCCGCACGCCTCGGCGACCTTGAGCAGGTCGCGTCGCAGCGTCCGGACGTAGTTGGCGGCCCGCACCGACTTGCGGGCCGGGTCGACGCCCCGGGCCAGCCACGGGTTCTGGGTCGCCACGCCGGTGGGGCAGGTGTCGGTGTGGCACTTCTGCGCCTGGATGCAGCCGATCGCCAGCATCGCCTCCCGGCCGACGTTCACCATGTCGGCGCCGAGCGCGAACGCCACCACGGCGTTGTCCGGCAGCCCGAGCTTGCCGGCGCCGACGAAGACCACCTGCTCGTGCAGGTTCCGTTCGGCGAAGACCCGGTAGACCCGCGAGAAGCCCTGCTGGAACGGCAGCGACACCGAGTCGGTGAAGATCAGCGGCGCCGCTCCGGTGCCGCCCTCGCCGCCGTCGACGGTCACGAAGTCCACGCCCCGGCCGGTGTCGCGCATCAGGGTGGCCAGTTCCGCCCAGAAGCCCAGGTCGCCGACGGCGGACTTGATGCCGACCGGCAGGCCGGTCTCGGCGGCGAGCAGTTCCACCCAGTCGAGCAGGCTGTCGCAGTCGGAGAACTCGGCGTGCCGCGACGGGCTCACGCAGTCCTGTCCCTGGGGGATGCCCCGGGTGGCGGCGATCTCGGCGGAGACCTTGGCGGCCGGCAGCAGGCCGCCGAGGCTCGGCTTCGCGCCCTGGCTGAGCTTGATCTCCAGCGCCCGGACCGGCGCTCCGGCCACGAGGTCCTTGAGCCGGTCGAGACTGAACCGGCCGCGCTCGTCCCGGCACCCGAAGTACGCGGTGCCGATCTGGAAGACCAGGTCACCGCCGTTGCGGTGGTACGGCGACAGCCCGCCCTCGCCGGTGTTCTGCAGGCAGCCGGCCAGGGCGGCGCCCCGGTTGAGCGCCTCGACGGCGTTGCCGGAGAGCGAGCCGAAGCTCATGCCGGAGATGTTGACCACCGATTCCGGGCGGAACGCGCGGGCGCGGCCCCGGGCGGCGCCGAGCACCTTCGCACAGGGAAGCGTGACGTCGTGCCCGGCGGCGGGGGAGGACGGCGGCACCGCCCGGCCGAAGGTGCGGTGCTTGATGATCGGGTACCCGGGGGTGTACTCGATGTCGTTGTCGGTGCCGAACCCGAAGTAGTTGTTCTCCTGCTTCGCCGACGCGTACACCCAGCGCCGCTGGTCGCGGGTGAACGGCCGCTCCTCGTTGTTGCCGGCCACGATGTACTGGCGCAGTTCCGGCCCGATCGACTCCAGGAGGTAGCGGGCGCGGCCGAGGACGGGGAAGGTGCGCAGCAGCGCGTGGTCGCGCTGGAGCAGGTCACGGGCGGCGAGCGCCGCCACGGCGGCGACGGCGGCGGGTACGGCTCTTCGGGCCCAGCTCATGCCGCCACTCTTTCCGGGATCGCCGCCGGCCAAACGGCCCCGCGGGGAGCGTCGCCCCGGTCTGCCAATTTTCTTCAAACCGCCCGGCCGGGGGTCAGCCCGGCACGGGCCGGCCCATCTCCGCCAGGATGCCGGTGCCCTGGCCCAGCTCGATCAGGTATCCGTCGGGGTCGCGCAGGTAGCACCGGATCTCCATCCCGTGGTCCTTCGGCTCCGTCAGGAACTCGCCGCCCCGGGACCGCCACAGCTCGTAGACCGCCCGTACGTCGGTGACCCGGATGTTGAGCGCCCCGCTCAGGGTGTCGGGGTCGGCCGGCGCCCGCGCCGTCACGGTCGGCTTGTCGTCGGTCGGGCCGCCCTCGTCGTTGAGCACGAGGTAGCTGTTGTGCAGGCGGAGCACGGCCGGCCGCCGGTCCCGCACCACCGTGGCGCCGAGCACGTCGCGGTAGAACTCCCGCGAGCGGTCCACGTCCCGCACGATCAGCAGGTGGGTGACGACCAGGCCGTGCTCGGGCTGGAAGTAGTCCGGTGCCTCATCCGTCACGACGCCCCCTCCCTCGGCCCCGCCGGTTACCCGGGTGCGCGCGGGCCACACCCGTCCGGGGCCCGGCCGGGCGGCCGGGCCCCGGACCGCACCTGACGGCCGGGTGTCACCAGCCCACGGCGACCAGCAGCCACTCCGGGTCCGCCGCCGACACGAACGAGGACTGGTCGGCGACGTCGTCGTACGGGAAGCCGTAGGACCGGCCGCCGATGGCGCGGTCGTGCCAGAACTTCGCGTAGTAGTTGGCCGGCGCCTGCTGGTAGAACAGGCTCGGGTCCGACCACTGCGCCGACGGCAGGTGCGCGACGTGGCGGTTGAGCGCCGCGCAGCCGGCCGGGTTGCCGGCGAGCGGCCCGGCGCAGCCGAAGATGTCCGAGGTGGTGGCCGGCAGCCCCACCGACGACGCGTAGCCGCTGAGGTAGTTGGCGTACTGCCCGCCGGGCCGGAACTGCGGCGTGTTGCCCGGCGACGGGATGCGGTACGGCGCCTCGATGGTGGCCAGGTGCTTGAACTCGGCGGGCATGGCGTCCGCGAACCGCTGGAACGTCACCGCGCGGTCCTCGGTGAAGGTCGCCTCGGTCTCGCCGACGGCCACGTCCCGCCCGTCGTGGGCGCGCAGCCGCATGGCCAGCTTCAGGCCGAACGCGTCGACCCGCGTGGTGTTGCCGTTGAACTGGTCCGGCCCGACGGTGAACTCGATGAAGTCGCTGTACTGGCTGGTGGGCGACCCGAGGTGGAAGTACATCCGGCCGGCGGTGTTGACCGGCATGTCGAAGTAGGGCTGCTCCGCGATCGAGTGGGTCTGCCCGTTGTAGCTCCAGTACACCTGGCTGTCGGGATAGCGGCCGTTGGTCCGGTTGAGCACCTTCACCATGAGCACGTTCGCGGCCGGGGGGATCGAGCCGGTGTCGCCCCAGAACCCGCCCGAGGGCGGCGGAGTCGTCGGGGGCGGGGTGGAGCCGGACGTGGTGCGCACCGCGAACTCCCAGAGCGAGTAGCCGTAGGCGGTGGCCCGTGCCGTGCCGTACACCCGCACGTAGCGACCGGAGCCGGTCACGTCGAGCGTCTGGGTGCCGCCGCCCCCGGTGGTCGTGGCGTAGACGGTGGTCCACGGACCGTCCGGGTTGGCGGAGACCTGGACCTGGAAGGCCCGGGCGTACGCGGCCTCCCACTGGAGCGTGACCTGGCAGAGCGTCTGCGTCGCGCCGAGGTCCACGCGGAGCCACTGCGGATCGGCGAAGCCGCTGGACCAGCGGGTGCCGGCGTTGCCGTCGACCGCGGCGGAGGCCGGTGTGGTGGCGTTCTCGGTCGACGAGGCGACCGCCGGGCGGTTGAGCGCGGCGTTGCCGGCGCAGCCGGCGGACCCGATGGCGCCGTAGACCTGGAACTCCCAGAGGGAGTAGCCGTAGGCGGTGGCCCGGGTGGTGCCGTACACCCGCACGTAGCGACCGGTGCCGGAGACGGCGAGGGCCTGCGTGCCGCCGGTCCCGGTGGTGGTGCTGTACACGGTGGTCCACGGGCCGGCCGGGTTGTCGGCGACCTGGATCTGGAAGGCCCGGGCGTAGGCGGCCTCCCAGACCAGCCGCACCTGGTCGACAGTCGCGGTGGCGCCGAGGTCGACCTGGAGCCACTGGGGGTCGCCGAACTGGCTCGACCAGCGGGTGTTCGGGTCGCCGTCGGTGGCGGCGGAGGCGGGCGTGCCGGCGTTCTCGCTCGACGACGCGGTCGTGGGCCGCCCCTGGGAGATGAGGGCGGACGCGGCGCTCGCGGTGAACGGTCCGGCGGCGACGGTGCCGCCGGCGAGCAACGCCAGGACGGCGGCCAGGGCGGTGAGGAGGCGGCGGTGGTGGGGTGGGGCGGTGTGCATGGCATCTCCTACGGGTGTGATCCGGCGGAGAGCGCTCTCGGACCCGAGAGTCGGCCCCGTCCGCGCTTCTGTCAAGAGACCGGTCCGAGGGCCGGGAAAGATCGGTTCCGGACTTTCCCCATTTCATTGACTGATTGAAGCGACTCGATGGAACCTGTTCGCGAGCGCTCTCACCCTCTCGGCCATCAGCCCGTTCACGGGAGCCGCCATGCGCACGCCACCACCCCCGTCCCGCCGGCCGCGCCGTCTCGCCACCACGATCGCGGCGCTGCTCGTCCTGCTCGCCGCCTACCTGACCGTCCCCGTGCGACCTGCCACCGCCGCCGGGCCGCTGCTGTCGCAGGGGCGACCGACCACGGCGTCCTCCGTCGAGCAGGGCGCCACCCCGGCCGCCGCCGCCACCGACGGCGATCCCGGCACCCGCTGGTCCAGCTCCTTCAGCGATCCACAGTGGCTCCAGGTCGACCTCGGTGGCACCGCCACCGTGGACCAGATCGAGCTGGTCTGGGAGGCCGCCTACGCGAGGGCGTTCCAGCTCCAGGTCGCCACCGATCCGGCCGGCCCGTGGCAGACGATCTACAGCACCACCACCGGCACGGGTGGCACCCAGACCCTCGCCGTCTCCGGCACCGGCCGGTACGTGCGCCTGTACGGCACGGCCCGGGCCACCGGCTACGGCTACTCGCTGTGGGAATTCAAGGTTTACGGCACCACCGGCCCGGGCCAGCCCCCGAGCGGCCGGCCGATCTCCGAGTTCAAGACGGTCGCCGCGTCCTCCTGGGAGGGCGGCAACGCGCCCGCCGCCGCGCTCGACGGCCGGACGGCCACCCGCTGGTCCAGCCAGTTCAGCGACCCGCAGTGGCTGAGTGTCGACTTCGGCGGCGTGGCCACGATCAGCCGGGTCGTCCTCAACTGGGAGGCCGCCTACGCCACCGGCTACCGGCTGGAGACCTCCGCCGACGGGAACACCTGGACCACGATCTACTCCACCACTACGGGACGCGGCGGCGTCGAGCAGCTCGCGGTGACCGGCAGCGGACGCTACCTGCGCCTGTACGGCACCGCCCGGGCCACCGGCTACGGGTACTCGCTGTGGGAGTTCCAGGTCTACGGCGCCGTCGACGAGGCGGCCACCACGGCGCCGATGCTGTCCGGCCCCACCCGGCCGCCCGGCACGCTCAACCAGTTCGCGCTCACCGCCCCAGCCGACGGGGCGATGGTCACCACCAACCGCCGGCCCGTGCTCACCTGGGCCGCCGTCGCCGGCGCCACCCGCTACCAGGTGTGGATCAACATCAGCCGCACCGACTACGACTTCGCCGCGCCGGGCAACCTCCTCGACCTCTACACCAAGGTCGCCGAACCGACCGGCACGTCGTACACGCCGACCTGGGACCTGCCGGACCGCTGGACATACAAGTGGTACGTCACCGCCACCGGCGCCACCACGACCACCTCCACCATCCGGCGCTTCAGCGTCTACCTGCCCACGCTGGAGACGGTCGCCGACGGCGTCGGCATCGTCGGCGGCAGCCGCGACCTCAACCGCAACGGCGCCGTCGAGCCGTACGAGAACTGGCGGCTCCCGGTCGACACCCGGGTCGACGACCTGCTGGGCCGGATGACGGCCGAGGAGAAGGCGTACCAGATGTTCTACAACGCCCAGGCGTACCCCCGGGCCGGCTGGCACTTCGGCCCGGCCCAGGCGCAGGATCTGCACGACCAGCTCCTCGCGTCGTCCGGCACCCGGCTGGGCATCCCGTTCGTCTCGGCGGGCGACACCATCCACGGCTACCAGACCACCTACCCCATGCAGAGCGCCCTGGCCGCCGCCCGCGACTACGCCCTCGACTACAAGCTCGGTGACATGCAACGCCGGGAGCAGCTGGAGGTCGGCACCCGGGGCGTCCTGGGACCGCTGGCCGAGGTCGGCACGAAGGTGATCTACCCGCGCATCCAGGAGGGCAACGGGGAGAACGCGCAGGTGGCCGCGGCCCAGGTGCGGGCGCTGGTGGCCGGACTCCAGGGCGGCCCGGAACTGAACCCCGCCTCCGTGCTCGCGACGGTCAAGCACTGGCCCGGCGAGGGCGCCGGCGGTGAGGCGCTGATCGTGTACGACGGCGTGACGATCAAGTACCACATGATCCCGTTCCGCGCGGCCATGGAGGCGGGCGCCGTCAACATCATGCCCGGGTACGCGGGCAGCTCCTACCTCGATCCCGGCGGCCCGGGGGCCGGCGACAGCGCGCCGATCCTCGCGTACCTGCGGCAGAACCTCGGCTACCAGGGCCTGATCACCACCGACTGGCTGCCGTCCGGCTCGTGGGCCGGTGCGGCGAAGGCCGGCTCCGACGTCATGGGCGGCGCGGACCCCGGGGCGGCCGGCTTCTCGATGGCCACGTTCCTCGCGAACGTGCCGGCCGCCCGGATCGACGACGCGGTCCGCCGGGTGCTGCGGCTCAAGTTCCAGTTGGGCATCTTCGAGCGCCCGTACGGCGACCCGGTCAACGGCCCGTACCGGTTCCACCAGCCGGCGTACACCGCGCTGGCCAACCAGGCGTCCCGGGAGGCCATGACGCTGCTCAAGAACGACGGCGCGGTGCTGCCGATCCGGCTGAACGCCGGGGACAACATCGTGGTGGCCGGGCCGCGCGCCGCCGACACCACCGCCTGCTGCGTCTGGACGAGCTTCTTCCACGCCGAGTACGGCTCGCAGACCATGCTGGACGCGATCCGCACCCGGGCCGCCCGGGCCGGCGTCAACGTCTACTCGGGCGACGGGCCGAACCCGAAGCTGGCGATCGTGGCGGTGGGGGAGACCTCGTACACCCACGCGACCAACTGGCCGAAGGAACAGCCGTACCTGCCCCCGGACCAGCTCAAGCTGATCCAGGACTTCCGCGCCCGCGGGATCCCCGTGGTGGTCGCCCTGGTCCTGCCCCGGCCGTACGTCATCACCGAGTGGCGTGACCTGGCGAGCGCCATCGTCGTCACCTACCGGGGTGGCGAGGAGATGGGCCCGGCGCTGGCCGGCCTGCTGTTCGGCGACTACGCGCCGAGCGGCAAGCTGCCGTGGCAGCTCCCGCGCAGCCTGGCCGACGTGTTGCGGCCCGGCGGCACCGACGTGCCGGCCGACGCCGTCGAGTCCTGGGACCTGCCGTACGACCTGGGGGCCACCACTACCGAACGGGCCCAGATCCGGGCCAGCATCGACGCCGGACAGCCACCGGCGACGACGTACGGCAACCCGCTCTACCCGTACGGCGCCGGCCTGACCGGCTTCTGACCGCCGCGGGCGGTGGCGGGGTCGCCGGTGCCTCACGCGCCGGCGACCCCGCCCGTCCCGCTTCGGGAAGTCGCCGCCGTTCGCGGGCCGATGGTATGAATGCAGCGTGGCGCCGTCGCAGAACGCAGACCTGATGGGCAACGTCCGCGCTCTGGTCGAGGCCGCGCTGCCGGCCCGCCTGCCCGGAGCGCGCGTCGCGGCGGACCGTGACGAGATCGTCGTCCCCGTGCCCGGCGGCCGCGCCCGGGTGTCCCTGGTCCCGCTGCTGCGCGGCTGCGAGGACCAGCCCCGGCAGGCGTGGCCCGAGCTGGTGGCCGACTGGATCGCGACGGTCCGCCGGGAGCTGCCGGACAGCGTCTCGGCCGACCTCGGGCCGGTCGACCTCGCGCAGCTCCGCCTCCGCCTCACCCCGGCCGCCCCGACCAGCGAGACCGACGACTACCTGGCCGTGCCGTTCGGTGCGCACTTCACCGCGGCGGTGGTGGTGGACCGGCCCGGGCGGCTGGACCTGCTGACCCTCGCCCAGGCCGCGCGACTGGACCGCGAGCCCGCCGAGCTGGTGCGCATCGCCGTGCGGCAGACGGTGGAGCGCGAACTCACCACCCTCGACATGCGGGACCACGAGCTGCCCACCGGCGGATCGGTGCGCCTGCTCGCCGCCGACGGCAACCCGTACGTGACGACCGCCCTCATGTCGGTCAGGCGGTTCCTGCCCGAGGCCGCCGAGCACGGCGCGCTGGTCGCGGCGCCGCGGTACAGCGCGGTGCTGCTGCACCCCGTGGACCAGGGCCTGCGGGAGGCCGCCGTGGCGCTGCACCGCCTGGCCGGCTCCATGTTCGAGGCCGCCGCCGATCCCTGCTCCGAGCAGGTCTTCTGGTGGCGCGACGGCGAGTTCCACCCGGTGCGCGTCGTGCCGGGGGAGTCCGGCGGGGCCGTGCAGGTGCGGCTGCCCGAGGCGCTGGCGCCGGTCGTGGCGCGGCTGGACCCTCCTACGCGGTGAGCGCCCGGTCGAGCTTCCGGGCGGCCAGCGCCTGATCCCGCCGCGCGGTCAGGAACTCCAGCGCCGCCTCCCGTTCCCCGTCCTGCCAGGCCCGCACGAGCCCGTCGTGGAACGCGGCCTGCTCCGCGAGCTGCCGGGCGCCCGTGCCGGAGGTTCCGGCGGCCCGTTCGCGGCACAGCGCGACGAGCTGGGTCGCCGGCTCGACGGGGGAGGCGGTGCCGTTGACCACCCGCCACCCCGGCAGCTGGTGCCAGTGCGTGCGGCGCCGGCCCGGGTCCTGGGCGAAGTCCCGCTCGGCCACGTCGGCGAGGCGCTCGGCCGGCCAGCCGTCGATCTTCGCCAGGCCGGCGTCCAGCACGAACCGCCGCGCCTGCTCCACCGCCTGGTCGGCGGACAGGTCCAGGGTGGACGGGCCG
It encodes the following:
- a CDS encoding DUF3618 domain-containing protein is translated as MSNDPDRIRSEIENTRSELSSDVDALTDRMNPRRIAGERVGQARGALSRAKEKVMGAQMDGHGVGQRMSQATGSVRDEARSLGQQSREQAQGNPLAAGLIAFGAGLLVSSLIPPSRHERQWAGQARGMVGEHSAGLREQASQVGHQLRDNLREPAQQAAQSVRSTATQGASAVRDQGRSAAHQVREETQAAADDLRHR
- a CDS encoding cupin domain-containing protein; protein product: MSYPPPRYSGPAGALTATFRPADAPPDVVIGSRTTVGHLATGATTDGAFGLYRWDMAATPPADTTPRGHYHRTFAESFFILDGTVSLLTGDRWIDAGPGDYLYVPPGGIHAFANNSGLAASMLVLFTPGAPREPYFRELAEIVTSGRRLTRREWTALYARHDQYEAPV
- a CDS encoding VOC family protein codes for the protein MSATDVRRNDASGTPSRNIDLKLEVVVIPVADVDRAKEFYGRLGWRLDRTPPGIVQFTPPGSGCSVQFGPTLTAAAPGSGKAYLIVADIEAARSAMLAAGVEVSEIFHPGPGGPASGPDPERRSYYSRAEFSDPDGNTWLLQEITARLPGRVESDAPSFASGNDLAAALRRAAAAHGEHEKRTGQTDPNWPDWYAAYLVSEQTGAEPPR
- a CDS encoding FMN-binding glutamate synthase family protein; translated protein: MSWARRAVPAAVAAVAALAARDLLQRDHALLRTFPVLGRARYLLESIGPELRQYIVAGNNEERPFTRDQRRWVYASAKQENNYFGFGTDNDIEYTPGYPIIKHRTFGRAVPPSSPAAGHDVTLPCAKVLGAARGRARAFRPESVVNISGMSFGSLSGNAVEALNRGAALAGCLQNTGEGGLSPYHRNGGDLVFQIGTAYFGCRDERGRFSLDRLKDLVAGAPVRALEIKLSQGAKPSLGGLLPAAKVSAEIAATRGIPQGQDCVSPSRHAEFSDCDSLLDWVELLAAETGLPVGIKSAVGDLGFWAELATLMRDTGRGVDFVTVDGGEGGTGAAPLIFTDSVSLPFQQGFSRVYRVFAERNLHEQVVFVGAGKLGLPDNAVVAFALGADMVNVGREAMLAIGCIQAQKCHTDTCPTGVATQNPWLARGVDPARKSVRAANYVRTLRRDLLKVAEACGVEHPGLIDTGAVEVLDGRTASTPLDRVYGYRPGYGVPSAADRAEIIRLMTAEAPQGGSAPPSPTAVG
- a CDS encoding VOC family protein, with translation MTDEAPDYFQPEHGLVVTHLLIVRDVDRSREFYRDVLGATVVRDRRPAVLRLHNSYLVLNDEGGPTDDKPTVTARAPADPDTLSGALNIRVTDVRAVYELWRSRGGEFLTEPKDHGMEIRCYLRDPDGYLIELGQGTGILAEMGRPVPG
- a CDS encoding discoidin domain-containing protein, coding for MHTAPPHHRRLLTALAAVLALLAGGTVAAGPFTASAASALISQGRPTTASSSENAGTPASAATDGDPNTRWSSQFGDPQWLQVDLGATATVDQVRLVWEAAYARAFQIQVADNPAGPWTTVYSTTTGTGGTQALAVSGTGRYVRVYGTTRATAYGYSLWEFQVYGAIGSAGCAGNAALNRPAVASSTENATTPASAAVDGNAGTRWSSGFADPQWLRVDLGATQTLCQVTLQWEAAYARAFQVQVSANPDGPWTTVYATTTGGGGTQTLDVTGSGRYVRVYGTARATAYGYSLWEFAVRTTSGSTPPPTTPPPSGGFWGDTGSIPPAANVLMVKVLNRTNGRYPDSQVYWSYNGQTHSIAEQPYFDMPVNTAGRMYFHLGSPTSQYSDFIEFTVGPDQFNGNTTRVDAFGLKLAMRLRAHDGRDVAVGETEATFTEDRAVTFQRFADAMPAEFKHLATIEAPYRIPSPGNTPQFRPGGQYANYLSGYASSVGLPATTSDIFGCAGPLAGNPAGCAALNRHVAHLPSAQWSDPSLFYQQAPANYYAKFWHDRAIGGRSYGFPYDDVADQSSFVSAADPEWLLVAVGW
- a CDS encoding discoidin domain-containing protein, with the protein product MRTPPPPSRRPRRLATTIAALLVLLAAYLTVPVRPATAAGPLLSQGRPTTASSVEQGATPAAAATDGDPGTRWSSSFSDPQWLQVDLGGTATVDQIELVWEAAYARAFQLQVATDPAGPWQTIYSTTTGTGGTQTLAVSGTGRYVRLYGTARATGYGYSLWEFKVYGTTGPGQPPSGRPISEFKTVAASSWEGGNAPAAALDGRTATRWSSQFSDPQWLSVDFGGVATISRVVLNWEAAYATGYRLETSADGNTWTTIYSTTTGRGGVEQLAVTGSGRYLRLYGTARATGYGYSLWEFQVYGAVDEAATTAPMLSGPTRPPGTLNQFALTAPADGAMVTTNRRPVLTWAAVAGATRYQVWINISRTDYDFAAPGNLLDLYTKVAEPTGTSYTPTWDLPDRWTYKWYVTATGATTTTSTIRRFSVYLPTLETVADGVGIVGGSRDLNRNGAVEPYENWRLPVDTRVDDLLGRMTAEEKAYQMFYNAQAYPRAGWHFGPAQAQDLHDQLLASSGTRLGIPFVSAGDTIHGYQTTYPMQSALAAARDYALDYKLGDMQRREQLEVGTRGVLGPLAEVGTKVIYPRIQEGNGENAQVAAAQVRALVAGLQGGPELNPASVLATVKHWPGEGAGGEALIVYDGVTIKYHMIPFRAAMEAGAVNIMPGYAGSSYLDPGGPGAGDSAPILAYLRQNLGYQGLITTDWLPSGSWAGAAKAGSDVMGGADPGAAGFSMATFLANVPAARIDDAVRRVLRLKFQLGIFERPYGDPVNGPYRFHQPAYTALANQASREAMTLLKNDGAVLPIRLNAGDNIVVAGPRAADTTACCVWTSFFHAEYGSQTMLDAIRTRAARAGVNVYSGDGPNPKLAIVAVGETSYTHATNWPKEQPYLPPDQLKLIQDFRARGIPVVVALVLPRPYVITEWRDLASAIVVTYRGGEEMGPALAGLLFGDYAPSGKLPWQLPRSLADVLRPGGTDVPADAVESWDLPYDLGATTTERAQIRASIDAGQPPATTYGNPLYPYGAGLTGF